The Leptidea sinapis chromosome Z, ilLepSina1.1, whole genome shotgun sequence genomic sequence TGGCGAAGCcaacatgaaaatcggtgcagtattTTTGACGCGGCGGAggtctttatttttatgtagtgaTTATACGTACAATGGTTACACGACACTTCTAGATAgctgttattataataagatgACAATTGACAGCGCACATGACAAGTAGTTGAATGATGACACTTGACAGATATATCGATATTCGTTCGTATATGTAGGTTCGTTTGCAATTTTTACTTTCGTGTTTCGATCTTTCGGCTTTCCttctattaattttgttttattattttatttcttcaagATACATATTACACTCTACATATTCATGTTTAAGTTAAGAATTAAGAAGGactattgttaaatataaatactaaattataatattttttcgtagtgtattgtattaaaaaacaacaatgaAGTGAATTGCTACTTTTAATGACTTAAACCTatgttaaaatttatgttaCGTTAACATAATTTTCAGGGGACGCCGTTATGTTTTCCGGAATGCAAGGTGAGTGTGGATTCTTTCATTTTCTACCACTATTTCGATCcaacaacaaatttatttatttacattcaacgttcattaaatttattgcgatttttttttgtctcttAGATTTAACAACATTTGTCACTTAGATAGCAATATAGAAACAAATTTGATATAAAAGAAGTGGCTTCTAATGTCATTTTCACAATTACTTTTTTGTTAGCTTGAAATCACGTGATTTCGTCATAACAATCTTGGAGAAATATTTTGCTTGAATGATACAACATAGCTTCATAGTTTTAATACTTTCGTTGTGCTATTACTATTGTTCCAGCTTGATCACAATATATAGTTATACTAATCTTAATTAAGCTTTTACATGTTAATGTCACAGCTCCATAACTTGATCCACATTGTATATCCAATAAAAGATGTCAAATTTTAGTAACATGTGAATCACATTTATGCAGTTTCTAGGCTGAATGTTTCTAAATACCAGCTATTTCTGAGGCCTATTGTTATAAAACACTGGCTACATTCTACTTTGGGGAAAGTGGAGCACAATATCTTAGATATTATTAGCAATGTCTAAACCAGTGCACTTTCTGTTCTACTAGTACAATCTTATATGACAAGCCTGAGCAGTGGTTTCTCAGGCTTgtgatgtaatataatataatatgttcacaTGCAATACCACATATATATACACTCAATGTATTCAACAATAGCACATACTGCTTGCTGTACATCATGtaaaatttgtaacaatttaataaaaatgtaagctgttaaatttttttattgttctgtttctttaattaatatacTATCCAGATCCTCCTTTTCTTGTGTCCTTGTACTTAACAATAAATATGCCAAACTGATGACAAAAATTTTCTGATGATATGTTTTTTAAGATGTTAATAAATTTGAAGTGACATGGGCACAGGTTTAGAAGCTAAGATGCATCCACAGCACTTGCCACAATAAACTgaatgtttaaacattaaagCAAAATTGAAAGTGCATTGGTAAAAATAGCTATTATATgataacaacaaaaataatgttttaggGAATAAAAGTTGAGAGTTCattgctgaaataaataaaatgttatataaatgatatattaaataaatgtctATGTTGCTACAAAACAGCAATTCATAGTAATACTGAAGTAAGGTTGTAGGGATTTACTATAACAGGTTTGACTTATTAGTTTATGTATCATAAATTATTCACTAGTTACTAATAAGagatttgtaattttttgtttaggTGAAGGTGATGACATTCCCGGTATTGGGCAGTATGATGACTTTCACACAATTGATTGGCAGCGTGATATAGCCCGTGATCGTATGAGGCATAGATATATAGTGAAAAAGAGGCAAGACTCCATATGGGATCTCATAAAGGTGAGGAAAGAACtagtgattttaattataaataatcatttaagTCTAATCCTAGCAAACATCACTTATTTGAACAAATTAAAGACATTCAGTAACCTAACCAgatataattgaatttaaaatattatttcgtaGCCACTGTATTCAATGGTTAGGCCAATACATTTGCTCTTTTCAGTTTTAGCATTACTGGTTGGTAGTAGTGTTTGGGTTTGAAAATCTGGGTGTGCAAATAGTTAAtctttatattttctattaaacCACTATTTCTACAGGAGTAGTTGTGATTTCAAGATTGGAGTGGATCTTATTACTTCTAGTATATCAAGGATATTCTATGATCActttcaaattgttttttattttagagcTGTAAacaagtagtttttttttctagctATGGGACATTTCCCAGAAGTCTACAATAATATGAGGATCAAGTCATTTAGGTATTTTACACAAATGGTTTTCAAGAAGGATATCTTCACAAAGTTTCACCGTTGGCTGGATTTGGAGATGGGTGGCCTTTAGTCGGATGTAGTtgcatgtgggttgggctaacaagtcatgatgtcatttaaagattAACGGTAGGGCTGCCATTATTTGTCAGTCCGTTCACATCAATCACATGACCACTTTTGTGTTCATAACTGAATTTCGACATGAATATTTTTCTGGAATTATGTCTAGTTGTTTTAGACAAGCCTTGCAAAAGCATCTCAAATACTCATCTTCATACCAAATTATAACtgcagagtttttttttatttacttacaggGTGCTCATGATGCTTGGTCAGGGTGGGTCTGTGTACTGTTGGTGGGTGTTTGCACAGGAGTGGTGGCAGGTGTTATCGACATAGGAGCTTCATGGATGACAGATCTAAAATTTGGCATTTGTCCGCAAGCCTTCTGGTTCAATCGAGAGCAATGTTGCTGGTCCAATGATGAAGTCACTGTTGATCATGACAATTGTTCgcaggtaatttttttattttgctacATCATAATTGCTCAATTTTcatattgtaatatttcaaaatgtgATTTGTTCAACAGTGGTTAACCTGGCCACAAGTGTTTGGCGAATCTAGAGATGGTGCAGGGGCCTATATTGTTAGTTACCTATTTTACATAGTGTGGGCGCTGATATTTGCAGCTTTGTCGGCGTCTCTTGTGCGTATGTTTGCCCCATATGCCTGTGGATCTGGTAAGTTGCTCATGTTCAATGTTTGGTCAGTACAAAATCTTCTTTCCACATTAAAAGTCAGCCatgacattattataatatcaagttagtaaagtaaaattaaatattaattttctggTTTAAACCGGAATTGTATAGCATTGATTAGTAAAGCATCCAGTAACcgcatttattaaaaaacattttggCAGTTTCCATCCTACTCAGATGAATTTCAACACTTATTGGCAGTCGCAATAGCGACACACACAAAATTTTTGGTAGTAATGTAAAGTTGAATGAACTCTACACTTTTCACGTTCATTATTGTCGTCATATCAACTTTCATcatcaatattattttcaggTATACCCGAAATCAAGACAATATTGAGTGGGTTCATCATCAGGGGGTATTTAGGAAAATGGACTTTGATAATCAAAGTTGTAGGTCTAATATTGTCCGTATCATCAGGACTTTCTCTTGGCAAGGAAGGACCAATGGTGCATATTGCTAGTTGTTTaggtatgttatattttttacttagtaccacctattattattatgctgaGAATTgacaatatgtatattatataacggttacatttattaattaatatagctGTAGCTTATAATAATCTCTTCAAGTAGACACCATTACGACCTGTATAggcgagtggttagcgatcctacctactaagctagaggttccgggttcttatcccggtaggtgcaagcatttatgtgatgaatatggatgtttgtttccgagtcatggatgtttaaatgtatttatgtatgcttatatgaatttatgtatgtttaagtaagtatattgtattaaatatatcgttgtcttgcaacccataacacaggctatatatgcttaacttggggcaagataatttgtgtaaaaagtgtgtcagtattattattattattattacttcaacATGTACAATGAAATTTCTTTTAGAtaatacaatttgttttttagGAAATATTCTTTCATATCTTTTTCCAAAATACGGTCGAAACGAAGCGAAGAAACGAGAAATACTATCAGCGGCGGCCGCAGCTGGTGTATCAGTAGCTTTCGGAGCGCCCATAGGTGGTGTTCTGTTCAGTCTCGAAGAAGTAAGTTTGTCACGGCTTTCTGTATTGGAACTACAGAGTAAACAAGCCAGTAGCCATTAAGAGTATGTGGCCTTTTAGGTTATCTAATTAAGTATTGAACAGCGGgaaataatatgcactaaattTGATAATAACCCAAAAATCACCATTGTGTCTTTATTAATTACTGCTGCAAAGTTGGGATGTTTTCAaggtatactatattatgtGGGTAGTTAGGATGATCCTTATGAAAAGTTTTAAAGATCTAAAACGTAGCATTATTGTGCATCTTAAGTGGATGATGACGGTTTTGATAAtgtgtattttaatatattagttttagtGAGAAAACTCATTATTGCAAGTTttcatattatgaattaataagaataagaaaaaaaaattccatGCAACACACATAACATTACAAatctcaataataaatatattaaatatgatttGTGCCAAAAGAAAAGACCAATCAGTTTGTACTGTAAACCAGTTCTGGCTAAAGTGCTGATTTTCAGCATCTGCCTGGGTAACTGTTGgtgttaaaacaaataattgttttaatgtttGCCCGTCTGTAATttgagtatatataatataattttacaataatgttGTAAATTCGATATAACAATACacaatttagttatttatattaaaagtatagTAAAGTGTATCTGTGTAATCTgttataatctaattaatttccAGGTATCATATTACTTTCCACTGAAGACACTGTGGCGGTCATTTTTTTGCGCGCTCATTGCCGCTTTTATACTGCGATCTATAAATCCGTTTGGAAACGAGCATCTTGTGCTGTTCTATGTAGAGTATAACAAGCCTTGGAAGTTTTTTGAGCTGATACCTTTCATCGCTCTCGGAATTATTGGTGTATGTATTTCTTTAAAGTAACCGTATAATGTGTATTTGCTACAGAGTGTTTAGAATGAGCTTGGCTTTACTCAATAAATATTAGTAGTCTTCATACTGACAACACATgggataatttaaaaatatatgctaCTTCTTTTAAAGTAGCATAATTGTATGCTCTCTGTGAGTATATTGTTACATATTGCATACCCCATGGTAGGTTTTTAATTTTGCAAAAGAAAGAAGTATTTAGTGTTTCACATATTTAACCTGTTTAAGTTTATCCAGTTTTTATGATGTGTCCTTTTTGTTTATCAGATAGATATCACCATATTGTCAATAAAAACCTACTAACGAatgtatctatttaaaaaaagatcatTCTGTGATGGCATAATATTGTAAAGAGAGatgctaatatatttttttaactgttgttaattttaaatgtttctatTTGATCATTAGGCAGCTTATTCtatatattaatgttatatttacaaTGATTTGCAGGGATGTATTGCAACTATATTCATAAAAGCAAACATTTACTGGTGCCGATATCGCAAGTACTCCAAGCTCGGCCAGTACCCTGTCACTGAAGTGTTGGTCGTGACATTGATAACAGCTATCATAGCTTACCCCAATCCATATACAAGAATGAATACGAGCCAACTCATATACTTGCTGTTCAATCAGTGTGGAATATCCAATAATGATCCACTGTGGTGAGTTTTTTCTCCATTATGTACTTGTTTTTCGCAGAATAAGTGGTTAGAACAATATAATAACTTTGGCTATTATCGCTAATTGTTATTCAAgtcattactttattatttacttaattccatgtatgtatgtgtgtatgtgtggcGTTTCACACATtcagatattaaaataatattatattatccgtTTGCTGCATGTGGTGGCATATTGACATTGTGCGTCTAATAAATGTCAAAGATAGAGTTTGCCGTTTACGAAGTATCGGATCCGTGACAATTGTAGCACCTCTGCCATGTACGCATTGTTCGAGAAGACAGAGATAAACTAGACTAGGAATGAGATCCATATATGGTCGGGCCTAAGCCTCAAATTAGAATTCGAGGCAAACTTTCCAATATGTTATTCGCTAAGAGAAGAGTTTTTCAACAACACTACTTGTAAACCAAATGGGTTTTATGAATATTGTCAGTTTTCTTGAGGGTAAATTCCGCTGAGATTTGTCATATTTTGAGACTGACAGACAGTCTGAGGGTGTCTCGTGTAAAATCGAAACACGTGTCTGATTCGAAGACAAAGCTTAGCGggatttacactcaagaaaactcactatagttatggatttccgcaaaataacgcctaattcattaaattttcaaatgggtTTGCATAATGGTCAACGCGCATACTTGAGTGTTTTGGGGGTTTACAGAACATGGTTCATTCTACCCCTATCCGCGACCCATGCAAGATTGATCTCTGTTCAGTGTCTCCTTTTATAATActgaaaagtaaaatatatttctttgtgtCTAGTGATTACCCCCGGAACTATACCGACGTGAATTCTATTGAAAAGGCGGCGGCGGGTGATGGTGTGTACACCGCAATGTGGCTGCTAACACTGGCACTGATCCTCAAGCTGGTCATGACCGTGTTCACCTTCGGCATCAAGGTGCCTTGTGGTCTGTTCATACCTAGCTTAGCGCTTGGTGCCATCCCCGGACGCATTGTTGGCATTGGTAAGTGAATTTTATTCTGTAAAATTTAAACTATACATCTTCTAATAAATATCCTATTCTATCATGCTGTATATCTCACTCTGACAACACCACTACAATCAATCATTTCTGGGTGCTTAGAGTTCTTCAATCATGGGGTGGCCACCAAGTTTACATATGATATTGTTAAAGATTGCAAGTAATGCCAAATTAtcacttaacattttttttatgaatataagggacgagatgagcaggaagttcagctgatggttattggtacaccctacccattacaatgcagtgtgtgccgctcagaatttttggggttttttaagaCTCATGTCATTTCATTACAACTGCTTGAGACACCTTgagacaccttgagacataagatgttaagtctcatttgcccagtaatttcactagctacggcccccttcagaccgaaacacagtaatgcttacacattactgtttcacggcagaaataggcgccgtgaaCATATAGTTGTTTCCCGCCAGTGCAGTGGCAACTactataaatttagtttagaacaTACTCTATAAATTTATGGCTTTGCTTTTTTGTATgtgtgtatttaaattaatttatttttatttatttattacacttttttgacaccacattaacaaaatataactcaactactaacatacataattacatgatatggtgcaaatggcggccttatcactatatagtgatctcttccaggcaaccatttgtaatacaataaaagagaaagacagtacattaaaagggtaagaaaagtgtcaaaaatatagacacacataatatatactatactaaaatatagataagtttataagaaagtaaaataagtaaaaagtaggaacaataattaacatttcagaattgtataattatagattctatcaaatagaggacagataatgtttttttagttgatttttaaaattatgtgattgtaaatgtaattatttaatttttccagAGTAGAACCATGTTTGACCTGCATAGTGCATATTATGGCCTAAATATacaagataaaaattatattattatttttagtgtgaTAACTTTGTAACTTACAATGTTCTGTGTTAAACAGGTGTTGAGCAGCTTGCATACAGATACCCGAAGAGCTGGCTGTTCTCTGGTGAATGTTCAGCGGGTGATGATTGTATAACTCCTGGGCTATATGCGATGGTTGGAGCGGCTGCCGTATTAGGCGGAGTTACTAGGATGACTGGtagatatattttctatttccttgaacatttttattttcttaaacttGAAAAAAGTTTCAATTCTTTCGTTATTAAGATAAATAAAggtttgttaaaataaattatgacaCATACTatcctttacttttttttaatttctttaataagCAGGATATTCAGGTGATAggaattaatacgccctgcccgttacaatgcagtgccgctcaggattcctgaaacaCCCTAACAttcgctagtcaccttgagacataaggtgttgagtctcatttgcgcagtaatttcactagcttcctTCAGACTTAAACACTGTATCGCTtccacattgctgcttcacggcagaagaagccgccgttgtggcacccataatcagtgagaggctcttttgcacaggattaGCCAGCATCCCACCTGGtgatattaatgaaataaatattgtttaacaGTGTCCCTGGTTGTGATAATGTTTGAGTTGACGGGGGGTGTGCGGTACATAGTGCCGCTGATGGCGGCCGCTATGGCCTCCAAGTGGGTGGGAGACGCGCTCGGCAGACAAGGCATCTACGACGCACACATCGCTCTTAACGGATACCCGTTCCTCGACAGCAAGGACGAGTTCCAACACACGTCGCTAGCCGCTGACGTCATGCAACCCAAGTAAGTCACGTTCTATTCTGTGTCTACTGTGGCTACTGTGGAAGGTCTACCACAATTTGCCAATGTCGACCACCaagatttagattattttttttctatttttaatggtagtccatttcagccggaagacttccacttgctggacaaaggtctccacgacgatcggtcctgcgctgccctcatccaacgtattccggcgatcttgaccagatcatcggtgtATCTTGTGGGTCGACATTATAACCCATAGACTGAATTCCTCGTTATTAGGAACACAGATTTCATAAATCCTCAGTAGCCAATAGCAACTGTTCATGATATCTTCTGATAATTACCTGACCAATTAGCATTCATTACACCGCAGCCGCGCTAACCTCAGTTGTTTGACTGTATTGTTCGCTTTGCGAATATTTTAAAGGTCGactgtgttattattataatatatagaatagcTACAAGAACATATAAGCTATATTACTTATGATTacattatatgaaaaataatcaACAGAGACATCAATTGTAGCCGATGGTTTtcgggtttttttttatcattagatatgaatgacgttctatataatatatagacaaatcacgtgtAGAAATAAAGCCAAAATATGGatcatgccacaaattacaccgtCATAAGCTTGGattgctatatctatacattgccgcatttatcCCAGTTGTTTAAAAATGTTCTTGGACCAATAAATCagcaatataaaacatttagtCAGTTCAGTTTCGAATCGGACTGTGGCAATCGACACATGACTATAAGacgaaaagtgtgcttacactgtctttaagcacacgtttgccgttccgttatcagactgcgaataatatgtccttatatgtgtttAAATCGTCATTGTTGTTGAATTTTTGTATCAACCGACGGTAATAACTTTAGGCATTATTTGGCTTACTGCAAAGGCcgtaaaaactataaatattttacgatTTTATTAGAGAAAAGGGTAAAtgtgtttaatatatattattagagtttattctaaagaaaattatttataggtAAAACAATTCAGGTCATAGTAAAGTTCATACACAATTCATGAAAATCAACTTTAAGTGGAAACCTATTTGCAATGCAATGGAAATATAATGCCCTACTATGCTAACGCAATATTGccttttatattgtatatattattctgtttagtTACTATTTTGTATGGAGTGtccttttattaataatacaatatcatTTACTAATCTGGATTTGTAATTTTTGCAttgcgttttatttattttaaatttatttactattgaTACTTTGATGTATTTCCAAAACGAGCGGGAAGTTCgtctgatggttattgatacgccccgcccattacaatgcagtgtcgttcaggattcttgaaaaatgaaaaattctgagtggcactacagttgcgctcttctctcttgagatataagatgttaagtctcctttgcccagtaatttaaaaaaaagtttgaatataataaaagtattgtGAGTCTTATAGTTTAAAGAGCATAGCAAATTTTTCCGTCACTTGTTAATAAGTAACTTTTGATAAGTAACTTTTCTGCCGCGAATTTGGGTTGGCTGACTGGCTGAGCTAAACTTTAATATCCCCTTAATATAAAGCATCTTATGTggaaatttatgtaatattgattatttagcGAACAgataattaaatatcttttattatatatttcagacGTAATGAGACTTTGTCCGTGATAACACAAGACTCCATGACTGTGGATGATGTTGAAACACTCCTCAAGGAGACGGAACACAACGGATATCCTGTAGTCGTGTCCAAGGAATCCCAGTATCTGGTCGGCTTCGTACTGAGGAGGGATCTCAATCTTGCTATAGGtatgaatttgataaattattgaagtgaaaacgtTTTTAACCGCTTTGGACACTTTCTGGTAGGGGAAAaccttatgggttcgcgtcaccgataaacaaatattaaaaagaaaatatacatttagacactttttggatgggtgaaatctcgtgagctTTTGCGTCACTGAAATACTtacagcagtatatctgtagctatacagctgtaTATCTTATgagtgaaattgaatgggtttAGTAGAAATTTCAATGTATATAGATAGTGCATTTTTGTACATAGTGTAATTgttagattttaatattattagaaataagtttaaaaaactaaatcaaaaatttcaaatttgaatACTAAAACTTCACTTTATTTTTTCCCTTTGAACAATAACGCACTATTGTACGATAAACTGAATCAGAGTTTTAACTAATTGAAAACTTTAGCGATCCTTAGCAAAGAGCCTCACGTGATAGGGAGTGGTGAGCCGTGAGACAGAAACCTATGGACATCCTttgtgccggcctttaaggtgggagtatccTCTAAGCTTAAGGTTCCTAAAAGCCTTAATGATTATCCTAAGTCTTAACTATTGTGTTATAATTAAGACTTAAGTGG encodes the following:
- the LOC126978282 gene encoding H(+)/Cl(-) exchange transporter 5 isoform X2, translated to MVSIKAGPHRAADSSSASTPTSHGTFQLYEHGTRYSDASAHWDAVMFSGMQGEGDDIPGIGQYDDFHTIDWQRDIARDRMRHRYIVKKRQDSIWDLIKGAHDAWSGWVCVLLVGVCTGVVAGVIDIGASWMTDLKFGICPQAFWFNREQCCWSNDEVTVDHDNCSQWLTWPQVFGESRDGAGAYIVSYLFYIVWALIFAALSASLVRMFAPYACGSGIPEIKTILSGFIIRGYLGKWTLIIKVVGLILSVSSGLSLGKEGPMVHIASCLGNILSYLFPKYGRNEAKKREILSAAAAAGVSVAFGAPIGGVLFSLEEVSYYFPLKTLWRSFFCALIAAFILRSINPFGNEHLVLFYVEYNKPWKFFELIPFIALGIIGGCIATIFIKANIYWCRYRKYSKLGQYPVTEVLVVTLITAIIAYPNPYTRMNTSQLIYLLFNQCGISNNDPLCDYPRNYTDVNSIEKAAAGDGVYTAMWLLTLALILKLVMTVFTFGIKVPCGLFIPSLALGAIPGRIVGIGVEQLAYRYPKSWLFSGECSAGDDCITPGLYAMVGAAAVLGGVTRMTVSLVVIMFELTGGVRYIVPLMAAAMASKWVGDALGRQGIYDAHIALNGYPFLDSKDEFQHTSLAADVMQPKRNETLSVITQDSMTVDDVETLLKETEHNGYPVVVSKESQYLVGFVLRRDLNLAIANARRTMDGICGQSIVIFAGPTQSLPPGPPPLPLTRILDLAPITVTDQTPMETVVDMFRKLGLRQTLVTHNGRLLGVITKKDVLRHVKQMDNEDPSSVLFN
- the LOC126978282 gene encoding H(+)/Cl(-) exchange transporter 5 isoform X1; translation: MERFPLKTSKMATTYQSVYKKGTGSSNGYSGQGGDDDMVSIKAGPHRAADSSSASTPTSHGTFQLYEHGTRYSDASAHWDAVMFSGMQGEGDDIPGIGQYDDFHTIDWQRDIARDRMRHRYIVKKRQDSIWDLIKGAHDAWSGWVCVLLVGVCTGVVAGVIDIGASWMTDLKFGICPQAFWFNREQCCWSNDEVTVDHDNCSQWLTWPQVFGESRDGAGAYIVSYLFYIVWALIFAALSASLVRMFAPYACGSGIPEIKTILSGFIIRGYLGKWTLIIKVVGLILSVSSGLSLGKEGPMVHIASCLGNILSYLFPKYGRNEAKKREILSAAAAAGVSVAFGAPIGGVLFSLEEVSYYFPLKTLWRSFFCALIAAFILRSINPFGNEHLVLFYVEYNKPWKFFELIPFIALGIIGGCIATIFIKANIYWCRYRKYSKLGQYPVTEVLVVTLITAIIAYPNPYTRMNTSQLIYLLFNQCGISNNDPLCDYPRNYTDVNSIEKAAAGDGVYTAMWLLTLALILKLVMTVFTFGIKVPCGLFIPSLALGAIPGRIVGIGVEQLAYRYPKSWLFSGECSAGDDCITPGLYAMVGAAAVLGGVTRMTVSLVVIMFELTGGVRYIVPLMAAAMASKWVGDALGRQGIYDAHIALNGYPFLDSKDEFQHTSLAADVMQPKRNETLSVITQDSMTVDDVETLLKETEHNGYPVVVSKESQYLVGFVLRRDLNLAIANARRTMDGICGQSIVIFAGPTQSLPPGPPPLPLTRILDLAPITVTDQTPMETVVDMFRKLGLRQTLVTHNGRLLGVITKKDVLRHVKQMDNEDPSSVLFN